In the Elizabethkingia bruuniana genome, CCATAAGAACTGCTGTTGAAAGTTGGATAACGGCTGTTGGCCAAATCAAAGAAGGTTAATTGCCCATTATCACTATTTGATTCCATTAATCTTTCAGAATTTACAATACTCGCAAATTCATTTTTAATATCAATATTTCCGGCTTTAGTTTTCTTAGAAAGCGTAATAAGGATTTTTAAACGGAATGAGTTGATCAACTTTTTCCATCTTTCGATATTTCCGTTGTAAACGATATCTCCACCAATTTTATCATTAGTATTGATTAATGAATTGGCTTCTTTCAATTCAGTAAGAATTCCCGCGAAAACATCTTCCTGCTTGTCATACTTCGGTAATCTTATGTTGTCAGTCTCTCCTTTTAATGCCTCAGAATATGGAATATCTCCTACCCTCATGCTAAGATTATAGAAATGAAGTGCGCGGAAAAATTTACCAATAGCCTGATAGTTTTTATTATTGCTTTTCGCAGCTTCCTCCATCATTTTCACATCATTCAGCAAAATATTTTTGTAAGCATCGAAAGAAGCATTATTCCATTTCAAGTACTGATAATCGTTCTCTTCTCCTGTATTTACAAGCATTCTTAATGCTGAGTTAGAGCTGTTATCTACCGGGAAAGATTGTCTCGCTACATTGGTAAGTAACACACTTGGATCTACATTTGCAGGATCCTTAGGGTTCTCATTAATTTTTGTTAAGTCAGGTTCACAAGAACTCAGTAATAAGAAAGGTACTGCAAGAACTGATATAATATATTTTTTCATTTTTTACTAGAATTTTAAGTTAAACCCAACACCAAACCATCTGCTGGAAGGATCCTGAATGTCATTAGATGAATTTGCATTTCGGCCTGAACCAATACCAGTTCCTCCAATTTTATAATCAGGGTCTGAATAAAGGTTTTTAGATTTCTTCCACATCGCCAGATTGTATCCGGATAAGTTTACTGTAAGTCCTTTTACAAAGCCTTTAGGATTTAGTATGGAGGTGAAATCATATTCTAACACTACAGAGCGAAGTTTTATGAATGATCTGTCGAAGACGTTCGCATATTCCTTGCTCTCGCTTTCAGTTACCATTGCACGGTATGGATAGTTCTGTGCCCAATCCTGGAAGCTTATTGCTTTTGTATGTGGTGTATAAGTATTAGTTGTCGGATTGTAATTAACTCCGTTTGGTACAAATGTGTATTTACCCTGGTCGTATTCTGCATCTCTGTATTGTACAGAGTTTGGATGCTTACCACCCCACCACATTTTCTCAACAACTACAGATTCCATTACCCCACCAAAGCTACCATCAATACCTACAGTTAAGCTAAGATTCTTATATCTGAAGGTGTTGGTGAAACCAAATGTCCAGTCCGGATTAAAATGTCCAAGATAAGAAGGAGCATCTGCTCTTGTAGGAAGACCTGTATTGGCATCTAAAATAAGCGCTCCGTTTGCATTCTTTTTCCAGGTATAACCATAGAAACTATCAGTACGTTCGTTAAGTTTTATATTATTATAATTGTCTCGTCCCTGATAGATTTCAGTGATCTTCTGAACCGACTTGCTCCAGTTAAGTAAAGACTTCCACTGGAAATTTCTATTCTTAATAGGTACAAGGTTTAGGGATATATCTACACCATTTGTGGTATATTTATTTCCGTTTACCACTTCTGTAGCAAAACCAGATGTCTGTGAGCCCGGGAATCTCAGAATATTATTATAATCCAGTGTATTGTAATAAGCTACATCCAAACTAATTCTGTTATTCAGCATACCGATATTTAAACCAGCTTCATAAGATCTTGTTTTCTCAGGACCTATGTTTCCTTCTTTGTTTAGTACTGATGGATAAGTGTAGTAAGGATTTCCATTAAAGGTATTACCACCATTGTTAAGGTAATAATTACGAATAGCATAAGGATCAAAATCATATGCAATCTGTGCCCAAGAACCATAAAGTTTTACAATATCGAATGCTTTTGGCATTGGGATTATATTATTCAGCAGCAAACTGAAGGATGCAGACGGATAGAAATAAGATCTGTTGCTTTTTGGTAATGTAGAAGACC is a window encoding:
- a CDS encoding SusD/RagB family nutrient-binding outer membrane lipoprotein, producing MKKYIISVLAVPFLLLSSCEPDLTKINENPKDPANVDPSVLLTNVARQSFPVDNSSNSALRMLVNTGEENDYQYLKWNNASFDAYKNILLNDVKMMEEAAKSNNKNYQAIGKFFRALHFYNLSMRVGDIPYSEALKGETDNIRLPKYDKQEDVFAGILTELKEANSLINTNDKIGGDIVYNGNIERWKKLINSFRLKILITLSKKTKAGNIDIKNEFASIVNSERLMESNSDNGQLTFFDLANSRYPTFNSSSYGSSLYMSDTFIQYFKDRKDPRIFTFAEQTTSAKEKNLALTDYNAYQGGNPISPYSDNAKLIDQKIISKVKTRFYLDPVNEPSNILSYSELNFILAEAAVRGWINQSGAKQYYDTAVKASFDFYKANVKDSDKLFAGFDITNYLNSAPVAYNTGESTDKQMERILTQKYMTMFHQSQWTGYYDALRTGYPKLPIVNGGVFPKRFRYPQDEYNTNSQNLNAAISSQYGGKDDIFQTPWWLQ